A segment of the Cellvibrio sp. KY-YJ-3 genome:
AAGCAAACCAGTTTGTTCGAGCATGGTGCGAGTGAATTTATCCATACGCGTGGCGGTGGTGGGGCCTGCCGGGCCAACCACTTCATCGCGGATTGGATCAACCGGGCCGACGTAATAAATGAAGCGGCCTTTCATGCTCACCGGTAATTCTTCACCCTTGGCGAGCATATCGGTCATTTTCTTGTGCGCGGCATCGCGGCCAGTGAGCATCTTGCCGGAGAGCAAAATCGTCTCACCGGTTTTCCAATCCAACACGTCTTCTGGCTTCACTGTATCCAGATTTACGCGGCGCACGCTGTCGCCCACTTCCCAGGTGATATCTGGATAGTCTTCCAACGCTGGTGGCGTTTGGAAGGCGGGGCCGGAGCCATCCAGTACAAAGTGGGCGTGACGGGTTGCCGCGCAGTTGGGAATAATAGCGATGGCTTTGTTGGCCGCGTGGGTTGGATAGTCTTTGACTTTAATGTCCACTACGGTGGTCAAGCCACCCAGGCCTTGTGCACCAATCCCCAGGCGATTCACTTTGTCGTACAGCTCAATGCGCAATTCTTCCGCGCGATTACTCGCCCCGCGCGCTTGCAACTCTTGGATATCCACTGGCTCCAGCAAAGCTTCTTTCGCCAGCAGCATGGCTTTTTCGGCAGTACCGCCAATGCCGATACCCAACATGCCCGGTGGGCACCAACCAGCCCCCATTTCCGGCACGACTTTTAATACCCAGTCCACTACTGAATCAGACGGGTTCAACATGGCAAATTTGGTTTTGGCTTCTGAACCACCACCCTTGGCGGCCACATGCACATCAACTGTATTACCGGGAACGATGTTGTAGTGAATTATCGCAGGCGTGTTATCGCCAGTATTTTTACGGGCACCATCCGGGTCGGCGAGAATTGAAGCGCGCAGCACGTTATCGGGGTTCATATAAGCGCGGCGCACGCCTTCGTTGACCATATCGGTCAGGCTCATTTGCGCGTCCCATTGCACATCCATACCCACGGTGACAAACACGGTAACTATGCCGGTGTCCTGGCAAATGGGGCGATGGCCCATGGCACACATGCGCGAGTTAATCAGGATTTGCGCCATCGCATCTTTAGCGGCTTTGCTCTCTTCGCGCTCGTAGGCTTTGTGGATGGCCTGGATGAAATCAACGGGATGGTAGTAGGAAATAAATTGCAGCGCATCGGCGACGCTGTCGATCAGATCTTGCTGGCGAATCACGGTTGGCATAAGCGCATCTCTTGTTGTAGATAAAAAAGTGGCGCCAATTCTACACCATCAACTCCACAACAGGCGCTCGGGTAAATGACTTTATCAGCTTAAAAATTGTGCAATTTGCCAACTAACAACTAGGCTGAATTTAGCGCCACCCTTTAAGGAAGCACCACCTATGAATGCCCTATCACTCCGTTTCAAGCTCAGCCTGAGTATTGCGCTGATCCTCGCATTTAGCATGGGCACCTTGAGTTTCGTCGCCTGGCGTTCGATGTCGAACAACGCGCAAGAATCCATTGCGCGCAGCGCGGAATCCATGAAGGCGACTATTGATAACCGCCTGTTGGAAATCGCCCAGGTGAGCGCGCTGGAAACCAGCTCACTGCTCAATCGCAACTTTGATGTGGCACTGCACCTGGCCAGTATTTTGAGTGGCACCGCCCACGGCAGTGGCACACCCTACACGCGTGTACAAGTTAAAAAAATGACTTATGACATGTTGGTTGCCACACCGTCGGCATCATCCATTTACGCCCAGTTTGATAGCAACGGCTACGACAACCTCGACAGTGAATTTTTGGGCGATGCCGAGTACAGCTCGGAAACAGGCAGCCTGGGAATTTACTGGGTCGCAAACCCCCAAGGCCCAGTCTCCAGCCAAGTCAGTTACGCCGATCAATACGATGCCACCATTGACACCAATGGCCTGCGTAAAGCCGAGTGGTATTTATGCAGCCGCGACACACGTAAACCCTGCCTAATGGAACCTTATCTTTACGAGGTAACTCCGGGCAATAAAGTTTTACTTACCTCACTGGTTGCACCGGTTTTAGTGAACAATGAATTTCGCGGTGTTGCCGGTATCGATATAGACCTGCCGGTGTTACAAAAAAATATTCTCGCGCAATCTGCCAATTTATATGACGGCAAAACCAGTATGTATTTACTGAGCGAACGCAATAATGTGGTAGCCAGCAGTATGCACCCTGAGTTTGTTGGCAAAGCACTTGTGGCCAGTGATAAAGACTTATTTGATGCACTCGCCGCCAGTAACAAAAACCAATTTATTTACAAGGATCAAATTATCACTGTACAACCCATTAAAGCCGATGCTGTGCGTAGCGAGTGGAAAATGGTGATAGTTACGCCCTCCGTTATCGCGTACGACGTGGTGGATGAACTGAGCCAATCACTGCAGGAAAGTAGCTTATCTACGGCAACCAATATGATTGGTCTGGCGTTAATTCTGCTGGTAGTTTTTGTTGGTGTGGTGTCGCTGTGGATTAAACAATCGACCAAACCTATCGTCAACATGAGCAATATGATGCGCGAGCTCGCCAGTTCCGACGGTGATTTAACACGCAAATTAATTCCCTCGAATGACAAGGAATTAATTGATATGGCAGATGGCTTTAATAACTTCACTGAAAAATTACGCGCAATGATTCTCGCCTTAAAACAGGATTCCATTCGCCTCAAAGAGCAAAGTAACAGCCTGACCGGAACCTCCAAAAATACACGCTCGGCAACGGAAATACAGGTGGAGCAAATTCAAAATATTATGACGGCGATTCACCAAATGTCAGCTACCGCCAATGAAGTTGCCAAACTCGCCAGTAATACTTCCAGCGATTCACAAGCTTCAGTAAAAGAGATCAATAACGCGCGGGATTTATTCCAACGCACCGTAGAAGAATTTAAAGGCGTAGCGACCGACTTCTCCAACTCCAGTCAAAAAATTCAGCTGGTAGCCGAAAGTAGCAATAAAATCAGTGGCATTACCGATGTTATTCAAAGCATTGCCGCACAAACCAATCTACTCGCATTAAATGCAGCGATTGAAGCGGCGCGCGCCGGTGAACAAGGGCGTGGTTTTGCGGTAGTAGCCGATGAAGTGCGTTCACTCGCGGCGCGCACTCAACAATCCACCGAGGAAATTAAAAATTTAATTCAGGGTTTACAACAACAAGTTGATCAAACCGTTGTGCAAATAAACCAAAACACCCAGCGGGTTGGTGACACGCTCGTGGAAGCGGAACATGCCTACGAGCGCCTGACGACAGCTACTCAAGGTATTAATTCGATTACTGATAGCGCCTATCAAGTCGCGGCCGCCGCGGAAGAGCAAAATCAGGTTACAGAAGAAATTAATCGCAACATCTCCGCCATTGGCGATGCAACGCAAGAACTTGAACGCTTGTCGCACAGCGTATTTTCCGCGAGTGGCAATGTGGACAAAATCACGCAGGATATTGACGGGCATTTGTCGCAACTACGCTGCTAGCAATAGCTATTGCCGTGCATTAAATAAATCACCACCGGACAGGAGATTGACCGTGAAGCTTATTGGTACTTATCAGCTGGCGGCATTGTGTTTAGCAACCGTAAATCTGGCGGCACCAGTGCAAGCAGAGGTATCAGGCAAAGTCTCGTTTGTTAGCAATTATCTCTCCTATGGTTTATCACAAACACAGGATGACCCGGCACTGCAATTCACCACCACCTGGTCGGGCGAATCAGGTTTATATCTAAGCGGTTGGGCATCACAAGTAGATTTTGGAGAGGAGACCGATACCGAAATCGGCGTCTATGCCGGGTACTACAACACATTTTCCGACACACTATCGCTTGACGCAGGCATCGCCCAATTTTTGTATGAGGGCGCAGATATCAGTGACGATTACAGCTACAACGAAGTTTATGCCACCTTACACACTTCACTATTAAGCCTCGGGTTTCATTACGCATGGGATTATTTTGGTAGCGGAGCCGAGTACACCGTAGTGCAAGTTTCCAAACAATTTCCGCTTAACGATTGGTTCAACTTAACTCTGGGAGCTGACTATGCAGTCACGGGCGATGAAAATAAATATTCAATTCTGGGGGAATCTGATTATTTGCATTATTTTCTTCGTGCAGAAAAAGACTGGCTTGGTTTGCAGTGGAGTTTGAGCGTACATGAAACCACTATGCCTGAAACAGAAACCGATGAGGCGCGCGCAGTTGCAGGTATTGGTTGGGCTTTTTAAAGAAAAATAGCGAAGAAAATAAGCAAAGTAAAAGCGCCCCGGTAAAAAACCCGGGGCACTGGTGTGGGTGTTTAGGGCTTGGCGGTTAGCTGTTGTTTAATCTGCAACAGCTCGCGATTGGTGCTGCGACGGAAGTCATCAATAGCCGCAATCGCCTCATCATGATTGCGGATACGTGTCGCCAAGCTATCCAACGCTGTCATTTCCAGCGACATTTTGTCCAACTGCTCTTTCAGCTGCTGAACACTTTGGGTTTGCTGGCTAACACTGGTAGCCATGCCATCAATTTTTGCAGCCGCGCCATCGGCAACAGTTTTATTAGCCGCTAGCTCTTGCTTGAGGGAGGCCGCCGTTGTTTTTGCATCTGTTGCGGTTTTTTGTGCATTGGCAGCATCTCGCCCCACCGCCGTCGTTTTTTCTGTATTGGCAGCGATTGCTTTGCGATTGGTTTCAACCAAACCAGCGATACGACGCACTTCACCGTCTATTTTCTTCAAGTTGGACTGCAGCGTCACTACCGATGCACTGGACTCCTCAGACGTCATACTCAACTGCTGTTCCAAGCCCTGGATACGTGCATCCGCCTGTTTCAACATGGCTTGCGCTTGAAATAGCTGCCACCCTAAAAAACCTGCACCCGCTGCCGCAACCAACGCAATAACCAGAGCAACGGCTGGCAAACTGCTGGATGGCGCTTGAGTGTAAACCGGGGCCGATGCCGCTTTACGTGCAGGGCGAGCAGATGCAGGCTCGTCATCATGATCGCGAAGCGGCGCTTGCGGGCGACGCGATGTAGATTCCGCTGGTTCAGACACAGCGCCAGTGGACAATGTGGGTTCTCTGCGTTCCATAACAACAGCTACCTTAACGATGAGTCAGTGAAATAAATGGGTAATAAGTGCGCGCATTTTATAGCAGCAGCCCGCACAAACATAGGCTGCGATTTTTATTTCACGCAATAAAAAAACGGGCCCGCAGGCCCGTTTCCAGTGCAAACAACTAATTACTTGGCGTAGTTAGCGTTCACAAATTCCCAGTTCACCAACGCCCAGAAAGCGTTCATGTAGGTTGGGCGCGCATTGCGGTAGTCGATGTAGTAAGCGTGTTCCCACAAATCCACAGTCAGAATGGGGGTCACAGACGCGTCAGTCAATGGAGTAGCTGCGTTGCTAGTGTTAACAATAGCTACTGAACCATCGGCTTTTTTCACCAACCAGGTCCAGCTTGAACCGAAATTGTTGATGGCAGAGTTAGTGAACTCTTCTTTAAATTTGTCGAATGAACCAAAGGCTGCATTGATTGCATCTGCTACTGCGCCAGTTGCTGCGCCGCCACCGTTGGGGCTCAGGCAGTGCCAGTAGAAGGTGTGGTTCCAAATTTGCGCAGCATTATTGAATACACCGCCAGAAGAAGTTTTGATCACATCTTCCAGGCTTTTGCCTTCAAATTCGGTGCCGGGAACCAAACCGTTCAACTTATCAACATAAGTTTTATGGTGCTTGCCGTGGTGAAATTCCAGAGTTTCTTTAGAAATGTGAGGAGCCAGAGCGTCAATTGCGTAAGGCAATGCGGGTAATTCAAAAGCCATGATGTTTCTCCTAATTCACGGTTGTGTAAATTTAGCGTTGTTCAAAATCCGGGGCAAATAATACCAACTAAATGATTTTGGCATTATTAAAAATTTGCTATCGCTATTTAAAAAAGAGTAGAGGCCGAAAACAATTGCGGCCCACTAGGGGCCGCAACTATCGATGGGTCGATTTACATCATACCGCCCATACCACCCATACCGCCCATGTCTGGTGCAGCAGGTTTATCTTCTGGCAAATCAGCAACCATTGCTTCGGTAGTGATCATCAAACCAGCGATAGAACCAGCAGCTTGCAAGGCTGAACGGGTTACTTTGGCTGGGTCGAGAATACCCATTTCCAGCATATCGCCGTATACACCAGTCGCGGCGTTGTAACCGTAGTTACCAGTACCTTTCTTCACCTGGTCGGCAACAACAGACGGCTCATCACCGGCGTTGGCAACGATTTGACGCAGTGGAGCTTCCATTGCACGACGAGCAATACCGATACCGGCATTTTGATCTTCGTTGTCACCTTTCAGGTCAGCGATAGCCGCAACAGCACGGATCAGTGCAGTACCACCGCCGGGAACCACGCCTTCTTCTACCGCTGCACGAGTTGCATGCAGAGCATCTTCAACGCGTGCTTTTTTCTCTTTCATTTCAACTTCAGTCGCTGCGCCCACTTTAATTACCGCAACACCGCCAGCCAATTTTGCTACGCGCTCTTGCAGTTTTTCACGGTCGTAGTCAGAAGAAGTTTCTTCGATTTGTACGCGAATTTGTTGAACGCGTGATTTGATTTCATCCGCGTTACCAGCACCGTCAACAATTACGGTGTTGTCTTTGTTCATGGTTACGCGTTTTGCAGTACCCAAGTGCTCGATGGTAGCGCTTTCCAAATCCAGACCAACTTCTTCTGAAATCACAGTACCGCCGGTCAATACAGCGATGTCTTGCAACATAGCTTTACGGCGGTCACCGAAACCAGGTGCCTTAACAGCAGCTACTTTCACGATACCGCGAATGTTGTTCACGACTAAAGTTGCCAACGCTTCGCCTTCAACGTCTTCAGCAACGATTACCAGTGGCTTGCCTGACTTGGCAACGCCTTCCAGCACGGGCAGCAATTCGCGGATGTTGGAGATTTTTTTGTCAACCAACAGGATGAACGGATGATCGTGCTCAACGCTCATGTTGTCCTGGTTGTTGATGAAGTAAGGAGACAAGTAGCCACGGTCAAACTGCATACCTTCTACTACGTCCAACTCGTTGTCGAGGCTGGTGCCTTCTTCAACGGTGATCACACCTTCTTTACCTACTTTTTCCATTGCTTCAGCAATCAACTCACCCACAGAAGTATCGCTGTTAGCAGAGATGCTACCGACTTGAGAGATAGACTTGGTATCAACGCATGGCTGGGCGATAGATTTAACGTGAGCAACTGCAGCAGTGATTGCTTTGTCGATCCCGCGCTTCAAATCCATTGGGTTCATACCCGCCGCAACAGATTTCAAACCTTCGTTCACAATAGCTTGTGCCAATACAGTAGCGGTGGTGGTACCGTCACCGGCGTCGTCAGAAGCGCGAGAAGCTACTTCTTTCAACATTTGTGCACCCATATTTTCAAACTTGTCTTTCAGGCTGATTTCTTTGGCAACTGATACGCCGTCTTTAGTGATGGTGGGAGCACCGAAGGACTTCTCCAACACCACGTTGCGGCCTTTAGGG
Coding sequences within it:
- a CDS encoding Fe-Mn family superoxide dismutase, translated to MAFELPALPYAIDALAPHISKETLEFHHGKHHKTYVDKLNGLVPGTEFEGKSLEDVIKTSSGGVFNNAAQIWNHTFYWHCLSPNGGGAATGAVADAINAAFGSFDKFKEEFTNSAINNFGSSWTWLVKKADGSVAIVNTSNAATPLTDASVTPILTVDLWEHAYYIDYRNARPTYMNAFWALVNWEFVNANYAK
- a CDS encoding fumarate hydratase, with product MPTVIRQQDLIDSVADALQFISYYHPVDFIQAIHKAYEREESKAAKDAMAQILINSRMCAMGHRPICQDTGIVTVFVTVGMDVQWDAQMSLTDMVNEGVRRAYMNPDNVLRASILADPDGARKNTGDNTPAIIHYNIVPGNTVDVHVAAKGGGSEAKTKFAMLNPSDSVVDWVLKVVPEMGAGWCPPGMLGIGIGGTAEKAMLLAKEALLEPVDIQELQARGASNRAEELRIELYDKVNRLGIGAQGLGGLTTVVDIKVKDYPTHAANKAIAIIPNCAATRHAHFVLDGSGPAFQTPPALEDYPDITWEVGDSVRRVNLDTVKPEDVLDWKTGETILLSGKMLTGRDAAHKKMTDMLAKGEELPVSMKGRFIYYVGPVDPIRDEVVGPAGPTTATRMDKFTRTMLEQTGLLGMIGKSERGPAAIEAIRDNKSVYLMAVGGAAYLVAQAIKSAKVLGFPELGMEAIYEFDVKDMPVTVAVDSRGESVHNTGPKIWKAKIEEGVLAVQ
- a CDS encoding methyl-accepting chemotaxis protein, giving the protein MNALSLRFKLSLSIALILAFSMGTLSFVAWRSMSNNAQESIARSAESMKATIDNRLLEIAQVSALETSSLLNRNFDVALHLASILSGTAHGSGTPYTRVQVKKMTYDMLVATPSASSIYAQFDSNGYDNLDSEFLGDAEYSSETGSLGIYWVANPQGPVSSQVSYADQYDATIDTNGLRKAEWYLCSRDTRKPCLMEPYLYEVTPGNKVLLTSLVAPVLVNNEFRGVAGIDIDLPVLQKNILAQSANLYDGKTSMYLLSERNNVVASSMHPEFVGKALVASDKDLFDALAASNKNQFIYKDQIITVQPIKADAVRSEWKMVIVTPSVIAYDVVDELSQSLQESSLSTATNMIGLALILLVVFVGVVSLWIKQSTKPIVNMSNMMRELASSDGDLTRKLIPSNDKELIDMADGFNNFTEKLRAMILALKQDSIRLKEQSNSLTGTSKNTRSATEIQVEQIQNIMTAIHQMSATANEVAKLASNTSSDSQASVKEINNARDLFQRTVEEFKGVATDFSNSSQKIQLVAESSNKISGITDVIQSIAAQTNLLALNAAIEAARAGEQGRGFAVVADEVRSLAARTQQSTEEIKNLIQGLQQQVDQTVVQINQNTQRVGDTLVEAEHAYERLTTATQGINSITDSAYQVAAAAEEQNQVTEEINRNISAIGDATQELERLSHSVFSASGNVDKITQDIDGHLSQLRC
- the groL gene encoding chaperonin GroEL (60 kDa chaperone family; promotes refolding of misfolded polypeptides especially under stressful conditions; forms two stacked rings of heptamers to form a barrel-shaped 14mer; ends can be capped by GroES; misfolded proteins enter the barrel where they are refolded when GroES binds); the encoded protein is MSAKEVKFGDNARQRMLAGVNILADAVKATLGPKGRNVVLEKSFGAPTITKDGVSVAKEISLKDKFENMGAQMLKEVASRASDDAGDGTTTATVLAQAIVNEGLKSVAAGMNPMDLKRGIDKAITAAVAHVKSIAQPCVDTKSISQVGSISANSDTSVGELIAEAMEKVGKEGVITVEEGTSLDNELDVVEGMQFDRGYLSPYFINNQDNMSVEHDHPFILLVDKKISNIRELLPVLEGVAKSGKPLVIVAEDVEGEALATLVVNNIRGIVKVAAVKAPGFGDRRKAMLQDIAVLTGGTVISEEVGLDLESATIEHLGTAKRVTMNKDNTVIVDGAGNADEIKSRVQQIRVQIEETSSDYDREKLQERVAKLAGGVAVIKVGAATEVEMKEKKARVEDALHATRAAVEEGVVPGGGTALIRAVAAIADLKGDNEDQNAGIGIARRAMEAPLRQIVANAGDEPSVVADQVKKGTGNYGYNAATGVYGDMLEMGILDPAKVTRSALQAAGSIAGLMITTEAMVADLPEDKPAAPDMGGMGGMGGMM
- a CDS encoding TorF family putative porin, which encodes MKLIGTYQLAALCLATVNLAAPVQAEVSGKVSFVSNYLSYGLSQTQDDPALQFTTTWSGESGLYLSGWASQVDFGEETDTEIGVYAGYYNTFSDTLSLDAGIAQFLYEGADISDDYSYNEVYATLHTSLLSLGFHYAWDYFGSGAEYTVVQVSKQFPLNDWFNLTLGADYAVTGDENKYSILGESDYLHYFLRAEKDWLGLQWSLSVHETTMPETETDEARAVAGIGWAF